Genomic segment of Candidatus Eisenbacteria bacterium:
GTGATCGTCTGGTTGCCACCCCTGTCGACTGCCAGCACTTCGAATCCGTACTCCGTGGCCGGCTGCAGGAACTCGGGCGGTACGGTGACGCTCGTCGTCGTGCCCGGCACCTTCACGTCGAACACGTGGAAGTCGTCGTGCTCGATGATCACTTCGTACCCGACGACGTCGATGCCGGCCGGCGTCGTCACCGGGTTCCATGCGATGACGGCGTGGGCGGGATCGAGCGTCCCGGGTGAGACGATCACCGGGCTTCGGGGATCTGGTGCGCGCAACATCTTGCGGGGACGGCTCGGGCCGTCCCGGAAGACCCCGGGCGATGTGGCAATCTTGCGTCCGGCGCAGCGTTGCCCGATAAGAGCCGCCGTGACGAACGCCCCGGTATGGCCGCTCCTCCTGCTGACGGCGACGCTCGGCGCGTGCAGCGCCGCCAGATCGCACCCGTCCTCCCACCTGGAATGGCAGAAGGCATCCGACGTCGCGACGCCGCTCGTCGAGGCCCGACGAAGCTGCAAGGTCCAGACGGCGGCCGACACGTTGGGCACGCCGGAGCGCCCGGCCGCGGTCGACGCCGACTTCGTCAAGTGCATGCGCGCCGCCGGCTGGACTCTCCTCGATCACGGAACCGAGTAGCGGGCGCCGCGCCGCGCGGGACGGCAGCGAGAAATGGCGGGACCCGCCCTGCCCGGCGGGCCCCGCGCGGTTGTCCTCTAGAGGTAGCTCTTGAGCTTCTGCCAGAGCGTCTCTTTGGGCGTCTTCTTGCAGTCGTCGACCAGCGCGCCGATCGGCTGACCGAACTTGTCGAAGGCGACCGTACCGACCGCGGCCTCGCCCTTGGCGGCCTGATAGCCGTCGACCCAGAAGGCGATCTTGTTCCGGTCGCTCTCGTTCAAGGCCAGGAACTCCTCGCAGGTGATCTGGTCGACCTGCTTGCTCGTGGCGCTCGCTGGATTCGCGGCGGCGAGACCACCGAGCATCATGCCGGCGGCGATCAGACCCACGACTCGACCCGTTTGCATGGCTCACCTCCTTGTAGGTTGTCGATCCGATGCCCCTCATCACTTGGGACAGGCGCCTTCGTTCCACTTGCAGCCCGACGGCAGGCGGCCGTCCGCGAACATCGAGCACTCGGCCTTGCAGTCGAAGTTCGTCATGCCGGGCTTGCATTCGAAGCGATCGTCGCCGACGGGCTTCAGCTTCGGCATGCAGCAGCAGCCCGTGGGCGCGCCCCGCGGCTCGCCGGTCTTCGGATTGATGTCGGCTCCGCATGATTCGGCGATCCAGCCGCCGTACGAAGGCCTGGTGGCCTGCGTCCAGGACGCGCCGACGTAGTCGTCCCACATCTTCTTCCAGTCCTTGATCTTCGGGAACGTCGGGGCCTTCGGCTGGGTGGCGAGACAATCCGCCTGCGTCTTCTCGCCACAGCGCCAGGCGACGCCTTCGACGACGCAGCAGCAGCCCTTCTCCGTCATCGGCGGGGGCTGCGCCGTGACCGATGTCGCCACTGCGAGCAGCGCCAGAACCGCCAGCATGGATCGCTTCGTCATGACCCCTCCATGGGACGAATCGAGAGCGTCCTCATCGGCCAGTTCGCCCTTCGAGGTCAAGGCCCCCGGGGAGGCCGTCGCCCGCTTGAGACTGTGCCGGCGGTCGTGCTTTCGTGCTGTAGCGACACGCTCGATGACGGAGGGTGGTGGGATGGTGTTGACGGTGGTCGTGCTGGTCGGCGTGACGGCACTGCTCGTCACGCTCTACAACCGGTTCATCCGGCTGCGGAACGCCGCCGAGTCGGCCTGGAGCGACATCGACGTGCAGCTGAAGCGCCGGTGGGAGCTCGTCCCAAACCTGATCGAGACGGTCAAGGGCTACGCGGCCCACGAGCGCACGACCTTCGAGGAAGTGACGCGCGCCCGCGGCGCCGCGATGCAGGCGTCCGCCCCGGCCGACAAGGCGCAGGCCGAGGCCGCGCTCACCACCTCGCTCCGGAGCCTGTTCGCCGTCGCCGAACGGTATCCCGACCTGCGCGCCAGCCAGGGATTCCTGGAGCTCCAGGCCGAGCTGGCGCGCCTCGAGGACGCCATCCAGAACGCACGCCGCTACTACAACGCCGTCGTGCGCGATCTGCACACGGCGATCGAGACGTTCCCCGGCAACCTCGTCGCCGGCAGCTTCGGGATCGCGCGCCGCGACTACTTCGAGCTCGGCAGCGAGACCGAGCGCAGCGCCCCGCGTGTCAGCTTCGCGACGTAGCGCGATGGCGGGTCGCCGCGTTCGCCGGCTCGTCCTCGCCGCGCTCGCCTTCGCGTGGCCGGCGCACGCCGAGCGCATCGTCGACTTCGACGTCTCCCTCGACGTTGCGTCCGACGGCACGATGGCGGTCGAGGAGCGCATCCGGTGGGATTTCGAGGGTGCACAGAAGCACGGCATCTTCCGGGAGATTCCGCTCGCGCAGGACCCGCTCGGCGCATCGTCGCGCACGATCGGCTTCGTCGCGGGTCCGGTCACCGACGGCGCGGGCGCGGCGTTGCCGATGATCGAAACCGATTCGGGCGGCTACGCCCGCCTGCGCATCGGCGACCCGAATCGGTTGGTCGGCGGGGTCCAGGAGTACGGCATCCGGTATCGGGTCACGCGGACGGTTCGCTTCTTCGACGATCACGACGAGCTCTACTGGAACGCGACCGGAACCGAGTGGCAGATCCCGATCGAGCACGCGGCGGCGCACGTGAGGGTACCGCCGGTCGGCGACGCGGCGTTGCGGCTCGCGTGCTTCACCGGACCGAAGGGATCGCGCGAGCAGGCGTGCGACGCGCGGCCCGCCGGCGGCCGCGCCGACGTCGTCGCGCGCGGCCGGCTCGGCCCACAGGAGGGTCTGACGCTCGTCGTCGGCATGCCGGCGGGCACGATCGCGCGGCCGACGGCCGCGCAGGAGTCGCTCGACGCCGTCCGCGATTCGGGCGTGGCCTGGACGCTGCTGCCGGTGCTGGTGCTGACCACGATGGGCGTCACCTGGCGGCGCTTCGGTCGCGACGTCGGGATCGGCCAGGCGGTCGCGGTGCAATACGAGCCGCCGGCCGGCCTCACGCCGGCCGAGGTGGGAACGCTCTTCGACGAGCGCGCCGACCTGAAGGACGTCACCGCCACCATTCTCGACCTGGCGATCCGCGGTTGGCTTCGTATCGAGGAGGTCGAGACCGGGCGCATGCTCTTCTTCTCGGGCAAGGACCACCGGCTGACCCGCCTGCCGGATCCGCAGGGGCAGCGCCTCGAGCCGCACGAGGCGAAGCTCGTCGCCGGCCTCTTCGAGCACGGCGCGACGAGCGTTCTCGTCTCGGACCTGCGCGAGAAGTTCTACGCGCACCTGGGCCCGATCCAGCGAGTGCTCTACGCCACGCTGTCGCGCGAGAGGGGCCTGTTCACGTTCGATCCCGACCGCGAGCGGCTCGCCTTCCGCACGGCCGGAATGGCCGTCGCGTTCGGCGGGTTCCTCGCCTTCGCGCGGTTCGGACCGATCGCGGCCGCGTCGCTCCTGGTGTCGGGACTCGTGATCGCGCTCATGGGCCGCGTCATGCCCCGCCGAACCCGCAAGGGACGCGAGATCTACGAGCAGATCGTGGGACTGCGCGAGTTCATCGCGCGGGTGGAGGCCGATCGTCTCGAGCGGCTCGGTGGCCGGACCGCGGGGACGTTCGAGAAGATCCTGCCATTCGCCATGGTGCTCGGCGTGGGCGATCGATGGGCGCGGGCCTTCGCCGGCATCTATGCCGTGCCGCCGTCATGGTACGCGGGCTCGTCGAGCAACGGCGCCCTCCAGCCCTCCGACCTCGTCGATCGAGTGGGGCACTCGCTCGACAGCATGGGGCGCGCCCTCGCCTCCCGGCCGTCCAGCTCGGGTTCGAGCGGCTTCAGCGGCGGCTCGAGCGGCGGCGGAAGCGGCGGCGGAGGCGGCGGGAGCTGGTGATGCACCGGCGGGCGATCGACGCCTACCGCCCGATCTGGTCGAACCCGAGCCCGACGTCCTGGCACCGGCCATCGACGCACTGCTGCGGGCTGAGGCACTGGTCGGTCGTGTCGCAGTGGGTGGAGGCGCGGGCGTAGATCGTGACGGAGCACTCCGTCCCATCCATCCGCCGGAACGTCCCCGACGCCGAGACGATGATCTCGTCCCGGCACACCTTGTCGACGCTGAAGCTCTCGCTCAGCACCTCGACGGGCGGGTTGCGCTGCGTGATGAAAAGCAGCGGATCCAGGTCCCACATGTGGGGCTTCCCGCCGCCGGGGCGGACGATGTCGACCGGCGCGGCCTGCGAGCTCGTCATCGAAACCGCCGTCTGGTCGGCGGAGAGCGCCCACGGCGTGAGCCAGCTCGCCTGCGGCAGCGTCGACGGGCGCGTCGCATACGGTGCCGCGATGTCGCTCGAGCTGTAGTTGTAGCGGAACCCCGCGCCCCCGAGCAGGTTCGGCACGTTCACCATGCACCCGACGGTGGCGCCCGAGCCGGTGGTGAACTGCCACTGCCCCGGGTCGGACACGTTCCCGGGCGGCCGCTCGAAGTACGAGGACTGATAGTCGAGGGTTGCGAGCACCGGCGCGGTGATCGGCGGATCCGGCAGACCGGACGCGCCCAAGAGATTGTAGACGCCGAACGCGGTCGCTCCCGCGCAGGTGTCGATCACGCAGCACGCCCCTTCGGTCGTCTTCACGGGCGTCGTGAGCTCGAGCTGGGTCTGGAAGCTCGCCGTGCACGCGGGGAGCGACGGGAAGTTGAGGTCGCAGATCGCAGGGGTCGCGAGGGTCGCGTCGATGATGCTCGCGGCCGGACAGTCCGACGTGTAGGCGGTGCACTGTCCCGCGCCAGGGCCACCGGGTCCATTCGGCCCACCGCCCCCGTCGTCGCCGCAGACCTGGTCGCCTCCGCGACACGCCTTCGTGATCCTTCCCTTGCACTTGTTGCGGCAGCGCGCCCGTTTCTTGCGCGTGAGCGACGAGCAGTCCTGCTTGCACGCGGTGATCTGCGGCTTGCAGGCCGACGCCTTGCATTCCTTCCGCGATGCCGAGTCCGCCGGCGCCACGAGAGCAGCCACGAACCAGAGCAACGCACCGAGCAGCCGTCCCATCATCTTTTCCTCATCGATGTCTCCAACCCGCGCGGGTGACATACATTCGCGACCGGCCGGGGTCCAGGACGCTTCGCCGGTCGGAGTCGAGGGATGGCTTCCCCGGGGGGTACGGAGTGCCTCGGCCCCGGATGCCGTTGCGCGCGGCGCCGCGACTGCGCTACCGCACGGTGATGGGTACCGTTCGTTGCACGACACTGCTCGCGTGCGCGCTCCTCGTCGCCACGGCGACGGCGGGCGTCGCTGCGCTCCCCGGAGCCTACGATCCGACGTTCAACGGCGGCGCGCCGTTGCTGCTCGACCTCGCGCTGACGGTGCCGCGGGTCACCCTTGCGCGCGGCGTCGTGTTCGATGCCGCGGGGCGGCTGATGGTGACGGGCTACACGAGCGACGAGAACGGCCGCGCCGCCGTCTTCCTCGCGCGCTTCGGCGCCGACGGCGTCATCGACGGCACGTTCGCCACCGGCGGCGTCGCCATCCACCAGGTGGGGCTCAGCGCGACGCCGGGGTCGACCGGGCAGGCGATCGGGCCACGCTCGGGCGTTCCCGGCTGGATCGTCGCCGGGCAGGCATCCGCCACCGACGCGCGGACCGCGGCGGTCGCGCTCGCGACCGACGCGAACGGCAACCTCGACCTCGGCTTCGGCAGCGGCGGCAGCGTGCGCGTCCAGCCGGCCGGACCTGCGCCGCAGGAGACCTTCCCCAACGGGAGCGCGGTGGGCCCCGATGGGCGGTCATACACCGCGGGCGCCCTTCAGGTCGATTCGACGACCGTCGATCTCTTCGTCGTCGCGATCGGTGCGGACGGCATCCCGGTCGCGAGCTTCGGCAACCAGCCGGGCGCGTACGTCGTGTCGTTGTCGGAATCGACGCCCATGAGAACGTACGGCGCCGGCATCCTTCCGACCTCGTCGGGACTGCTCGTGAGCGGCGCGACGATGGACGCCGTCGGCCGCTCGGAGCTCCTCCTCCTGCGGCTCACCGCCGCGGGCCAGCTGGATTCGAGCTTCGCGGGCGGCGCGGGCTTCGTCCGCCTGCAGACGGCCGACCCCACGCCCATGACGCGCGACTCGGGCGGGGGCACCGTCGCCGTCGGGCCCGACGACGAGATCTACGTCGCCGGGGGCGCGGGCGACAGCGACGGCCGCCCCGCGGTGGCCCTCACGCGCTTCACGCCGGCCGGGGTCCTGGACCCCACGTTCGGCACGGGCGGCACCCGACGGATCCAGACGGCGCCGACCGGAAAACACTTCAGCTCGGGCGCGGCCGGCGTGGTCGTGCAAGCCGATCGCCGCATCGTCGTCGCCGGTTCCAACAACGACGGCACGAACGGTCACACCGAGGGCTTCCTCATGCGCCTTCTCGAGAACGGCGACCTCGACCCGAGCTTCGGCACAGGGGGCATCGCCTCCGTGCTTCCCGAGGACGAGTCGTTCCCGCTCTCGCTCGCGTTGGCGCCGGACGGTGCGTCGGTGATCGTCGCAGGCATCTCGAACGGCCCGCCGCCCAGCGGCACGCCGCGCGGGCTCGTCGCGCGCGTCCTGCTCACCGAGGTGAATCCTCCACCTCCACCACCACCGGGCGGATGCGCCGCGGCGCCCTCGATCGACGGTGCGCGCTGCCGCATCGCCCTGCTCCGCGCGGCGGTGGAGGCGGCGCTTCCCGACGGCGCCTCGCGACGGCGGCTCGTGTCGGCCCTCACGGGCGCCGACGACCGTCTCGCCGCCACCGGCGGCCTCACCGGGCGGAAGCTCCGCCGCAAGCTGAAGCAGGCGGCGGCGCGCATGGGTCGCGTGCGACGTCAGCTCGCCGCGCGGAAGCTGCGCCGCACGCTCGATGCGGGCACGCTCGCGGGACTCGTCGCGCAGGCGAGCGCGCTCGGGGACGAGATCGGGGCGCTGCGCGCCGGCGCATCGTGAGGTGACCCTCCGCGATCCCGCGCGCGGCTCGATCGAGCCGACTCGCCGAGCAGCTCGTTCGATCGGGCGCAGGTCCTCACTGGGTGCGGCATTGCTTGCAGCACTGGGTGTCGGGCCCGGTGCCGATCAGAGCGCAGACCAGACCCGGCGAGCCGCACGAGGCGTCGTCGGTGCAGGCCATCGGGGTGCACATGTCCGTGTCGACGCACACGTTGTCCGGCGGCGGTGTCACGTGGGGACGGCAGTCGCTGTGACCGGGACAGAACTCGCTGCACGGACCGGGGCCGAAGCACATCGAGATGAGCGTCGTCGTCGTCGTACCCATGTCGCCGCCCAACGTGGAGGTCGTCGACGAGCTGGTGGACGTCGAGCTCGTCGACGACGAGCTGCTCGTCGACGAGCTGGTCGTCGTCGAGGTGGAGGTCGTCGAGCTGGTCGACGTCGTCGTGGTCGGCGCGGCCGTGGTCGTCGTAGGCGTCGTGGACGAGCTCGTCGTGGTGGGCGCCGCGGTGGTGGACGTCGACGTGCTGGTCGGGGCCGCGGATGTGCTGGACGAGGACGTGGTGGTCGACGACGTCGACGTCGTCGGCGCCGCGGTGGTGGACGTCGTCGTCGTGGTGGTCGTCGATGAGCTGACGGTCGAGGTGGTCGGCGCTGCCGTGCTGGACGTGGACGACGTCGTCGTGGTGGGGGCCGCGGTGGTTGGCGTGGCAGTAGTCGACGTCGTCGTCGTGGTCGGCGCCGCGGTGGTGGACGTCGACGTGGTGGTGGACGTGGAGGTACTGGACGTCGTCGTCGTGGACGACGTGGTCGACGTCGACGTGGAGGTGGACGTGGAGGTCGTCGTCGACGTGGTCGTCGACGCGATCGTGGTGGTCGAGGTGGTGGTGGTTTCGGGCGGCGTGGCACACGTGCCGTCGTCGGCGCAGGCGTCGAACGTGCTGAACAATCCCACCATGGCGCCGCAGGCGCTCCCCTTGGTGCACTTCTCGGCCGATCCGACGACCGACGCCTTCACGTTGCCGTTCTTCTTGAGGACGCAGCACACGACGGCGCCGGGCTTGCCGCAGGTGGATGCGCCCTCGCACTTCCCGACGAGCCTGCGGCATGCCTTGTCCGGGATGAGGGCCGTGACGTTGGCCAGCTTGAGCGCGCCCTGCACGCACTTCTTGTACTTCTTGTGCGTCTGGCCCTCTCGCGTGCAGCCGCACGTCTCCTGGATGATGCTGCGCGCTTGTTCGATCGCCTCGGTATCGGAGCACTTCGAACTCGTGCACTGCGCGAAGCCGCGAGGTGCGAGGAGGCCGATCAGCACGACCGTCAACGTTGCGGCATACAGCGATCGCATGTTTCGACCCTCCCCGTTCATGGATAGCGCGGCATCGTGATGCCGCGTCGCTGCGCTCGTCGAGTCGGGTCGGTCTTACGACGAACGGAGGGAGAGCGTCGAGCCCGACCAAAGTCGTAGGTGCGACCCACGACCCTCAGGTCCCTCCGTTTGAGCTACCCGGGTTCGCGCCGGCACCCGCAGTCGCGGCGCCACGCCGACGCGCGCTACTGGCGCACCAGCCCGCGGCGGACGAGCTCCTCGGCGAGCACGTCCGCGAGCACCTGATAGCCGTCGCCGTTCGGGTGGACGTCGTCGGCGAGCAGGCGCGGCCAGTCGCGCTCGCCGAAGCGCTCGCCGGTCGGCAGGTGGTCGGGAGCGAGCGTGCCGACGGCCGCGTTCAACGCGGCCACGCGCGCGGGTGGATCGCGGTGGTTCGGAAGCGCCGTCCCGAGCAGCACGGTCGCACCCGTCGCCCGCGCCTCCGACACGATGGTCGCGAGCCGGGCGACGGTGCGCGCGACGACTTCGGGCGGCGCCGGGTCGGTCCGCTCGTAGTAGACGTCGTTCACGCCGAGCAGCACGACGACGACGTCGGGGCGATCTCGCTCGAGCGTCGCCCGGAGCAGCGAGCGGCCGGGGGGTGGCAGCGGGGCCGTACCCCAGCGCTCGCGAAATCGCTTCCACCAGTCGTCCTCGGCCGCGGCCTCCCGGGAGTCGAGGAGCCAGAGCCGCGTCGACGCACCGCCGACGCCGCGATTGACGACGCGGGCGCTCGCTCCGAGACGTGTCTGAAGCCGCCCCGGATAGCCGCCCGCGTCGTCCGTCGATCCGACCCGCGTCACGCCCTCGGTGATGCTGTCGCCGATGCACACGATCGTCGGCGCGTCGTGCCCGCACCCGCCGAAGACGATACCGCTCGCGACCAGCGCCGCCGCCAGCCACGCCCGCCGGCGAGCGCCCGGCCCACCACCGCCCGAGCGACGTCGCCTGCATCGTCCGCGCGGCATGTCCCCGTGGCCGAAGGCGATACCACTCTCGCCTTCGCCGGCTCAACGGGCCGTGGGAGAGCGCGCACCGTCCCCATTGACCCCCGGCGTGCGAACACGATTCATTGCGCTCGCGTGCAGCGACGCGACGTTGGGCCCGCCGTGGGGCTCGTCCTCCTCTTCGGTCTCTTCCTCGTTTCCTCGTGGCAGCGATGGGGCGATTTCGACGTCGACTACGGGCGCGAAATGTTCGTCCCGCTGCGGCTCGTCCAGGGCGACGTCCTGTACCGCGACGTGCGCTATCCGTACGGTCCCTTCTCGCCGTACCTCCACGCGATCGGCTACCACCTCTGGCGCCCGCACCTCGGCGTCCTCTACGCGAGCGGCATCGGCACGACGATCGGCGTCGTCGTCCTGCTCTACGGCATCGCGCGCATGCTGACGATGCCCGGGGTCGCAACGCTCACGACCGCGCTCGCCGTCGTCGACCTCATGGTCTTTCCGGGCGAGCCGGGCACGTTCAGCTACGTCTTCCCCTACGCGTATCCGGCGCTGCACGGGCTCTTCTTCCTGCTGGCAGCGCTCCTGGGATCG
This window contains:
- a CDS encoding fibronectin type III domain-containing protein, producing the protein MIVSPGTLDPAHAVIAWNPVTTPAGIDVVGYEVIIEHDDFHVFDVKVPGTTTSVTVPPEFLQPATEYGFEVLAVDRGGNQTIT
- a CDS encoding HdeA/HdeB family chaperone; this encodes MQTGRVVGLIAAGMMLGGLAAANPASATSKQVDQITCEEFLALNESDRNKIAFWVDGYQAAKGEAAVGTVAFDKFGQPIGALVDDCKKTPKETLWQKLKSYL
- a CDS encoding LemA family protein, whose translation is MVLTVVVLVGVTALLVTLYNRFIRLRNAAESAWSDIDVQLKRRWELVPNLIETVKGYAAHERTTFEEVTRARGAAMQASAPADKAQAEAALTTSLRSLFAVAERYPDLRASQGFLELQAELARLEDAIQNARRYYNAVVRDLHTAIETFPGNLVAGSFGIARRDYFELGSETERSAPRVSFAT
- a CDS encoding DUF2207 domain-containing protein: MAGRRVRRLVLAALAFAWPAHAERIVDFDVSLDVASDGTMAVEERIRWDFEGAQKHGIFREIPLAQDPLGASSRTIGFVAGPVTDGAGAALPMIETDSGGYARLRIGDPNRLVGGVQEYGIRYRVTRTVRFFDDHDELYWNATGTEWQIPIEHAAAHVRVPPVGDAALRLACFTGPKGSREQACDARPAGGRADVVARGRLGPQEGLTLVVGMPAGTIARPTAAQESLDAVRDSGVAWTLLPVLVLTTMGVTWRRFGRDVGIGQAVAVQYEPPAGLTPAEVGTLFDERADLKDVTATILDLAIRGWLRIEEVETGRMLFFSGKDHRLTRLPDPQGQRLEPHEAKLVAGLFEHGATSVLVSDLREKFYAHLGPIQRVLYATLSRERGLFTFDPDRERLAFRTAGMAVAFGGFLAFARFGPIAAASLLVSGLVIALMGRVMPRRTRKGREIYEQIVGLREFIARVEADRLERLGGRTAGTFEKILPFAMVLGVGDRWARAFAGIYAVPPSWYAGSSSNGALQPSDLVDRVGHSLDSMGRALASRPSSSGSSGFSGGSSGGGSGGGGGGSW
- a CDS encoding SGNH/GDSL hydrolase family protein, which produces MPRGRCRRRRSGGGGPGARRRAWLAAALVASGIVFGGCGHDAPTIVCIGDSITEGVTRVGSTDDAGGYPGRLQTRLGASARVVNRGVGGASTRLWLLDSREAAAEDDWWKRFRERWGTAPLPPPGRSLLRATLERDRPDVVVVLLGVNDVYYERTDPAPPEVVARTVARLATIVSEARATGATVLLGTALPNHRDPPARVAALNAAVGTLAPDHLPTGERFGERDWPRLLADDVHPNGDGYQVLADVLAEELVRRGLVRQ